ttgggccAGATCTTAATTCGAGCCTTGTATCTAGATAATAAAACCCTAATATCTTAACCTCCTTTTTCTCTTAAACAACCGCCATTCTTATCTTCATCATGGATTCTTCCTTTTTTGCTTTCTTTGTGAAATACGACGAAGAAGATCCCTAGAATAAAACGTTACAGAGAATAGATGAATAAAAATGATTATATTAGAAGCTTGTTGAAAGATTGTGATAAGATTAAGACCTACTGAGAAAGAGAAAATATTACTCCGTAAAaagattttattttaatttaaaattataaattataattaaaattgttaATGACATCACGTAAGGTGTctagatttttttgttttttatttttaattttttttaacaaagaaaATAGGTTAATTATAtactatagatatagatagatatatacttatttatttaggcATAAACCCTTCATACCCTCCCTAGCCTGCTCCCATCACATCACTTTGACTTTatttttcttttgcatttttattttcggcagttatatatacaCACAAAAATCAATGATCATGATTCGATTAAATAGAAAAATTGTTTCACGATCAATTCCTTACGCGGCAGTTACAATCTCAAACGATTTGAATCTTGAGATTTTTATCCCAAAATTTTGAACTTAACTTTTTTTTCCCaaaattttgaacttacttttTTTTTCCCCCACCAAGGCTAGTGTTTTATTCATTATTCATGATTTCTTTGCAAAGAaatttaaaagcttttttttccTATTCGCTTATTCAACAAAAAACGTCCTATACAGGTATAATCGGGGAAGTGTATTTCCAAATTTCAAATTGATAGATCCAAACACATTTGTTGTTTTTTTCTTCTTCCAATAATGTCCTTCAATAAAATGTATCAAAAATTTTGTGTAACATATCATTAGGGGCAAGTTAGTAATTCTGGGTGGATCTATCAAATTTATGTTTGGAAATATCAATTCCCCATAGATAATCGATTTGAACCCTCACGTCTCCCAAATCATTCGTCGTTCCCAAAACATTCATAACCGATTGAAGCTTAATTGCTTAAATCGGAGTAATAAAAATATGGAGTAATAACGTAAATCACAATAAAATTAAAACCTCAAGTCTACATCGGTCATCCTCGGCATCTCTGCCATCATCCATCCTTGGATCTGAAGATGGTTTTTTAATTGTTAATCGTTTTTTCGTTCGATTGAGAGAATGATGCAGGTTTTTGTTCCTAATTACTTTATTCTCTGGGTTTTTGGTTTGATTGAGATCTTAACCTTCTGGATTCTTATCCCGCCGTCGATGTTCTTAACGGTACCCATTTTCCCCTCTTTTTAATTTTCTGTATTGTTTGATTTTGTGAACCGTTTGACTATCTTGATTACTGTATGATGTTTATTTCTTCAAAGTGGCATGTTCAATTAGGTGTTGTTGTTGACTAATTGTTACATGATGTTTTGTATTAAAAATTTTTGGAACTGAAAGGGGTTTTCGCCTATACAATTCATGGTGATGGTGGTTTTGTAAAAGAAATTGGCGTTTTGGTTTCACATCCTATCCATGTCATTGGTCATAACGGTATAGTACATCTTCATCTTAATGTTATACTTAGATTGTGATATCCTTACACAAAACATATCTGCTTTTGTTGGAATTCGTATATAAATGGATCGGCTAAGTTATATATCAAAAAATCTAAGTAATATTTATTTAGTCATCTTTTTAATCCTCCAACTTAATTGTTTATTGCAGATGGCAATATCTGTAAATGGAGATGATAGTGTTGTTGAGCTCATGTTTAGCATTGTTGACAGTCCTGCAAGGAAGCACAATAACAATGAACCAGGCACAACTCCGACGTCAGTGCAGTCATCGACCTCTAAAGGTAATAAATCCCTACCATTTATAAAGATTGAGAAGTCTTAGTCATGTCATACGTGATTACAGATATCTCCAGGGCCTTTGATCACCTTTTTGAAAAACAAAAAtgtatattgaactttattttttcTTGGTTTATTAAGTTGGTGAGTCCTACTTGGTTATCGTTAATGAAAAATTGGTTATAAATTGGTTTTGAAATAATATGTCACCTTTGTTTCAGTTTTCACCATTGCTTAATGCAAGACATTGGCTTTGCTTTACATTTGAACCTTATATCATTTATTTTTTTGACCAGTCTGAAGTGTTGCCTATGAAATTGAATGATAGCAAGGTTTTAAGTATACTGTTATTGAATACTTGATATCAGCTATTGTaagattttttttgtttttgtttttgtttttgtcaaTGAGTTGTTGATTAATCTTAAGGTTTTTCACCCACTTTGTATATTTGATAAGGTTTATGTTTATGTCATTGTGTTGTATTCGACCTTCGCTATGTTTAGAGTTTGTTTAAAAGATCGTCACATGTTCCGATCAGGATAAAATGTTATATACTGGCTTATTTTTAAACATATAATGTAGATAGATATTATAATAACTTGAGTGTATCGTAAAATTGTGTAACGTTGTTTAATGAATGATTGCTTACAACGTGCTTAGTTATTCAGCTAGGGAATCTTGATGAAAGTCAAGTTATTGTGTCGTAGTAACATACTACATAGCTAAAGATTCATTTTATTCGATAATAGTTGTGTCACATTGTTGATTTTATGGGTGTTAACTAGGCTGAAACCTGACATGGCAGGATTTGGAGAAATTCTGAACCAATCGAATGAGAAATTAATGAAAGtgattaacattttttttttatttttttttatttttttattttttggcgAAAAAAGGAAGAATTGCATTAATAGATAtcttcatcaaaacaatgaagaTATGAGACAAATTACAATGACGAAGA
The window above is part of the Rutidosis leptorrhynchoides isolate AG116_Rl617_1_P2 chromosome 1, CSIRO_AGI_Rlap_v1, whole genome shotgun sequence genome. Proteins encoded here:
- the LOC139872378 gene encoding uncharacterized protein isoform X1, translated to MSLVITMAISVNGDDSVVELMFSIVDSPARKHNNNEPGTTPTSVQSSTSKGFGEILNQSNEKLMKVINMTKGRRYDVFNHLKAAAECIKEQRLWNEHAYCTCGSILAVSLIVQQ
- the LOC139872378 gene encoding uncharacterized protein isoform X2, whose amino-acid sequence is MSLVITMAISVNGDDSVVELMFSIVDSPARKHNNNEPGTTPTSVQSSTSKGFGEILNQSNEKLMKVINMTKGRRYDVFNHLKAAAECIKEQRLWWYVRIDKDR